One Gossypium raimondii isolate GPD5lz chromosome 3, ASM2569854v1, whole genome shotgun sequence genomic window carries:
- the LOC128039974 gene encoding uncharacterized protein LOC128039974: MTSSSFSPASPPVFNGEGFNIWAVKMRTYLQAFDLWKVVNSNAEPPPLRANPTVAQIRQHTDERTKRHKVMSCIQNCMTGVIFMRIMACKTPKEAWDKLKEEFQGTGRTRQQQLLNLRRDFENLKMKDEETVKQYSDRIMAVVNSIKLLGEQFSEARIVEKVMSTLPERYEAKISSLEDSRDLTTISLTELINALYAQEQRRASR, from the coding sequence ATGACTTCATCAAGTTTTTCACCAGCTTCACCACCTGTCTTCAATGGAGAGGGCTTCAACATTTGGGCAGTCAAAATGAGGACTTACCTGCAGGCATTCGACCTATGGAAAGTTGTTAACTCAAATGCTGAGCCACCACCTCTTCGAGCCAACCCAACGGTTGCTCAGATAAGGCAACATACGgatgaaagaacaaaaaggcACAAGGTCATGTCATGCATACAAAACTGTATGACAGGTGTGATCTTCATGAGGATCATGGCCTGTAAAACACCAAAGGAGGCTTGGGACAAGCTGAAAGAAGAGTTTCAGGGGACTGGGAGAACAAGGCAACAACAGCTGCTCAACTTGAGAAGGGATTTTGAAAATCTCAAAATGAAAGATGAAGAAACAGTCAAGCAGTATTCAGATCGAATTATGGCTGTTGTAAACAGCATAAAGCTCCTTGGAGAGCAATTTAGTGAAGCTAGAATAGTTGAGAAAGTCATGTCCACTTTACCAGAAAGGTATGAAGCCAAAATTTCATCTCTCGAAGACTCAAGGGACTTGACAACTATCTCCTTAACTGAGCTAATCAATGCCTTGTATGCACAAGAGCAAAGAAGAGCCAGCAGATAA